A genome region from Anastrepha obliqua isolate idAnaObli1 chromosome 4, idAnaObli1_1.0, whole genome shotgun sequence includes the following:
- the LOC129246163 gene encoding mucin-2-like: MAAGDYKVKEFLFGIVVIANLGYVFSRSLPTGNAPCPMPALQYPYPFQGTPALLGGYYNPQIPQVYQPPQPVGTFYDSKRGILRSFPGGGLPVLVDYHKRCSNNFVGIKPHPKQRQYYYVCKRDCVVFGKCQNLQYFDATKNQCTPYPTPNYTPVCTKPGRFPILSDCTIYYRCDENLKPRIHTCPKNTVFSPQKEKCISGAQCYPTEVSPYGSHIPQDCVNKFPPCLHDGTFRSPTDCSLFYTCTMQMKGIYLQTRFKCPELTFYDRTRGACWPQHEVACDCIQLSELVYPRPPPLPHLPVIYPRHYPWDSLEDSEYPMDSSKSSSKEDTFSLSVGSSEENDQNTQTSFSRKEYFGLPQLTPAPITTEPTIYTMEPSTLGPSTDSPLTTPAHTTDHASSATSDPLTTKFSEEENVAALQDNLVPATTTMDPSTLGPSTESPSLFNEEFDVQSFDLTPASPALTTDLASSTTSDPLTTKFSEEENVAALQDNLVPVTTTMDPSTLGPSTESPKFFNEEFDVQSFDFTNTNADLTPDPDSVTTSDPVTTMSTDSTIGSNEGPDHSTLAQFSEEENVDALPDNLVPVTTTMDPSTLDPPTESPTFLNEEFDVQPFDLTNPNAAITTDPDSLTTSDPVTTMSTDSPIDSNPPITTPATESPISTMEPSTLSPSTESPLPALSCEELMLESLDLTGSSPAPTTDPYSLPKTLQTTGYPANSTDVPKLELLVFGDLDLSVLFCPTDCTKTHEHKYDKKALGDQHVVGIYWDPAKSNKTMSLITG; this comes from the exons ATGGCAGCTGGTGACTATAAAGTGAAAGAGTTCCTTTTCGGAATAGTTGTAATCGCAAATTTGGGGTATGTGTTTTCGCGTTCTTTGCCAACTGGAAATGCGCCATGTCCAATGCCAGCTTTGCAATATCCATATCCTTTTCAAGGCACTCCAGCACTGCTTGGTGGCTATTATAATCCTCAAATTCCACAAGTGTATCAA CCCCCTCAACCAGTTGGTACATTTTATGACAGCAAACGCGGCATACTGCGCTCATTCCCAGGTGGTGGACTGCCAGTGTTAGTCGACTAT CATAAGCGTTGTTCTAATAATTTCGTGGGCATTAAACCGCATCCCAAACAACGTCAATACTATTACGTTTGCAAACGGGATTGTGTCGTTTTTGGAAAGTGCCAAAATCTACAG TACTTCGATGCAACCAAAAACCAATGTACTCCCTATCCCACGCCGAATTACACACCAGTTTGCACGAAACCCGGCCGTTTCCCCATTTTATCCGACTGTACGATTTACTACCGATGTGACGAAAACCTAAAGCCACGAATCCACACTTGTCCGAAAAATACCGTTTTTtcgccgcagaaagaaaagtgCATCAGCGGTGCACAGTGTTATCCAACGGAAGTCTCTCCTTATGGTTCGCATATTCCACAAGATTGCGTGAACAAATTCCCACCATGTCTGCATGATGGAACTTTTCGCTCACCTACTGATTGTTCGCTATTCTATACTTGCACCATGCAAATGAAAGGGATCTACTTGCAGACACGTTTCAA GTGTCCTGAACTCACTTTCTACGATAGAACTAGAGGAGCGTGTTGGCCGCAACACGAAGTTGCTTGCGATTGCATACAATTATCAGAATTGGTATATCCCAGACCCCCACCGCTGCCCCACCTACCGGTTATTTATCCTCGTCATTATCCCTGGGACTCTCTAGAGGATAGCGAATATCCAATGGACTCCTCAAAGTCGTCCTCCAAAGAGG ATACATTTAGCTTAAGCGTTGGTTCAAGCGAAGAGAATGACCAAAATACGCAAACTAGTTTCTCAAGGAAAGAATATTTTGGACTACCGCAACTAACTCCTGCCCCGATAACAACAGAGCCCACTATATATACAATGGAACCTTCAACGCTGGGTCCATCCACAGACAGTCCATTGACAACACCAGCTCATACCACAGATCACGCTTCCTCAGCCACTTCCGACCCATTAACTACGAAGTTTTCAGAAGAAGAAAATGTTGCTGCACTGCAAGACAATCTTGTCCCAGCAACTACGACAATGGACCCTTCAACGCTGGGCCCATCCACAGAAAGTCCATCACTCTTTAATGAAGAATTCGACGTACAATCATTTGACCTTACTCCTGCCAGTCCTGCTCTTACCACAGATCTCGCTTCGTCAACCACTTCCGACCCATTAACTACGAAGTTTTCAGAAGAAGAAAATGTTGCTGCACTGCAAGACAATCTTGTCCCAGTAACTACGACAATGGACCCTTCAACGCTTGGTCCATCCACAGAAagtccaaaattttttaatgaagaatTCGACGTACAATCATTTGACTTTACTAATACCAATGCTGATCTTACCCCAGATCCCGATTCGGTAACCACGTCCGACCCAGTAACTACGATGTCAACTGATTCAACCATCGGTTCAAATGAAGGCCCTGACCATTCTACGCTAGCGCAGTTTTCAGAAGAAGAAAATGTTGATGCACTGCCAGACAATCTTGTCCCAGTAACTACGACAATGGACCCTTCAACGCTTGATCCACCCACAGAAAGTCCAACATTTTTGAATGAAGAATTCGACGTTCAACCATTTGACCTTACTAATCCCAATGCTGCTATTACCACAGATCCTGATTCGTTAACCACTTCCGACCCAGTAACTACGATGTCAACTGATTCCCCCATCGATTCAAATCCTCCAATAACTACACCTGCAACAGAGTCTCCCATATCTACAATGGAACCTTCAACGCTTAGCCCATCCACAGAAAGTCCATTACCAGCACTTTCTTGTGAAGAATTGATGTTGGAATCACTTGACCTTACTGGTTCCAGTCCTGCTCCTACCACAGATCCATATTCGCTGCCCAAAACACTCCAAACTACAG